Proteins found in one Herbiconiux sp. A18JL235 genomic segment:
- a CDS encoding AraC family transcriptional regulator, translating to MTTLGTPDDALGELLARLRWTATSTDESRLGRGDRVAHDGDSVTLHQVLAGSVRVDRDGRAVEIAAGDLLLLTRGGAHTVTACDDAALFTVELRLDDGASAIAAALPEMLVTCCFLVREPLIAQLLELMREERGAGRPGAAAMTTALANVVAAAAIRAWIESGCADPSSWLVTLRDPHIARAVEAMHAEPGRHWSVEGLARLARSSRSSFSERFRATVGEPPLRYLARIRMDRAKELLGRERWSVGQTASVLGYCSEVAFSRAFRRHAGDSPSAWRQRALEAGAARPQSPSPSPSPSSLSGS from the coding sequence ATGACCACCCTCGGCACTCCAGACGACGCACTCGGCGAGCTGCTCGCCCGGCTGCGCTGGACGGCGACCTCGACCGACGAGTCGCGGCTCGGCCGTGGCGACCGGGTCGCCCACGACGGCGACTCCGTGACCCTTCACCAGGTGCTCGCCGGGTCGGTGCGGGTCGACCGCGACGGCCGTGCCGTCGAAATCGCGGCCGGCGACCTGCTGCTGCTCACCCGAGGCGGCGCCCACACCGTGACCGCCTGCGACGACGCCGCGCTGTTCACGGTCGAGCTGCGCCTCGACGACGGCGCTTCGGCCATCGCGGCGGCCCTTCCCGAGATGCTCGTGACCTGCTGCTTCCTGGTGCGCGAGCCGCTCATCGCCCAGCTCCTCGAACTCATGCGCGAGGAGCGCGGAGCCGGAAGGCCGGGCGCGGCCGCCATGACGACGGCGCTCGCGAACGTGGTCGCGGCAGCAGCCATCCGGGCCTGGATCGAGAGCGGATGCGCCGACCCGTCGAGCTGGCTGGTCACCCTCCGCGACCCCCACATCGCCCGTGCCGTGGAGGCGATGCACGCCGAGCCCGGGCGGCACTGGTCGGTGGAGGGGCTCGCACGGCTGGCGCGGTCGTCGCGCTCGAGCTTCTCGGAGCGGTTCCGTGCCACGGTGGGCGAGCCGCCGCTACGGTATCTGGCGCGCATCCGGATGGACCGCGCGAAGGAGCTGCTGGGTCGCGAGCGGTGGAGCGTGGGGCAGACGGCCTCGGTGCTCGGGTACTGCTCCGAGGTCGCCTTCAGCCGAGCCTTCCGCCGCCACGCCGGCGACTCGCCCTCGGCGTGGCGGCAGCGCGCGCTCGAGGCGGGTGCCGCGCGCCCGCAGTCGCCGTCGCCGTCGCCGTCGCCGTCGTCGCTCAGCGGCTCCTGA
- a CDS encoding MFS transporter, with protein MSTDTRSVPLAGTAHPLAAGRRDSWAGVASLGLGVFALVMAEFLPASLLTTMAADLGVSEGVAGQSVTVTALVAAVAGLALPVVLPRIDRRLVMLGLTTLAIASSVLVAVAPNYPVLLAARILIGIAIGGFWALAIAMTAQLVAPERLGRAMTVVNTGVSLATVAAIPLGAWLSELWGWRAVFLLAAGVGLAALAVQLIVLPSLAPAGAPGLRQLGGALRSRLVVLGLVATAFVAAGHFTGFTYINPAAQTIAGFDASGLATLLLVYGVAAFVGNLVAGPLVDRRMRTAILVFPTLLGAAMAVFALSGGAPVSVVAAVALWGFAFGGVPTTLQTWLARSAPDRLESVGGLQVAAFQLAIAAGAVVGGVLVDSVGVQLALIAGGVSAVVGGVLLSSLRSR; from the coding sequence ATGAGCACAGACACCCGTTCCGTTCCTCTCGCCGGCACCGCGCATCCGCTCGCCGCCGGCCGCCGAGACTCCTGGGCGGGCGTGGCCTCGCTCGGACTCGGCGTCTTCGCCCTCGTCATGGCCGAGTTCCTCCCGGCAAGCCTCCTCACCACGATGGCCGCCGATCTCGGGGTGAGCGAGGGGGTCGCCGGGCAGTCCGTCACGGTCACGGCCCTGGTCGCCGCCGTGGCCGGCCTCGCCCTGCCTGTGGTGCTGCCGCGCATCGACCGCCGGCTCGTGATGCTCGGGCTCACCACGCTCGCCATCGCCTCTTCGGTGCTCGTCGCGGTGGCGCCGAACTACCCGGTGCTGCTCGCCGCGCGCATCCTCATCGGCATCGCCATCGGCGGGTTCTGGGCGCTCGCGATCGCCATGACCGCCCAGCTCGTCGCCCCGGAGCGGCTCGGCCGCGCGATGACGGTGGTGAACACGGGGGTCTCGCTCGCGACGGTCGCGGCCATCCCGCTCGGCGCGTGGCTGAGCGAGCTCTGGGGGTGGCGTGCGGTCTTCCTGCTCGCGGCCGGCGTCGGTCTCGCCGCCCTCGCCGTGCAGCTCATCGTGCTGCCGTCGCTCGCACCGGCCGGTGCCCCGGGCCTCCGCCAGCTCGGCGGCGCGCTGCGCTCCCGGCTCGTGGTGCTCGGGCTCGTCGCCACGGCGTTCGTGGCCGCGGGGCACTTCACGGGCTTCACCTACATCAACCCGGCCGCCCAGACGATCGCGGGCTTCGACGCCTCGGGCCTTGCGACCCTGCTGCTTGTCTACGGCGTCGCCGCCTTCGTCGGGAACCTCGTCGCGGGGCCGCTGGTCGACCGTCGGATGCGCACCGCCATCCTCGTGTTCCCCACCCTGCTCGGGGCGGCGATGGCGGTCTTCGCCCTCTCGGGCGGAGCCCCGGTGAGCGTCGTCGCGGCGGTCGCGCTGTGGGGTTTCGCCTTCGGCGGAGTGCCCACGACGCTGCAGACCTGGCTGGCGCGCTCGGCGCCCGACCGGCTCGAGAGCGTCGGAGGGCTGCAGGTCGCCGCCTTCCAGCTCGCCATCGCGGCCGGGGCGGTGGTGGGCGGGGTGCTCGTCGACTCTGTGGGGGTGCAGCTCGCGCTGATCGCCGGGGGTGTCTCCGCCGTCGTGGGCGGGGTGCTGCTGAGCTCGCTCAGGAGCCGCTGA
- a CDS encoding GAF domain-containing protein: protein MRSPWLALPGIAVPRRPRTVVHESWQRARERELDPEHLPALEVGEDVLAEFRLAHPLAPVLPVIRKLLVKDAEGSGLLVAVGDEMGRLLWVEGDNAAKRRAEQMRFVEGAGWSERTVGTSAPGTALELDHGIQIHDSEHFNRLVHGWSCTAVPVHDPETRRILGVIDITGDARAVDPHTLPLIEATAAAAEAELMVLRLKGLRDRGSRTEEHGERMSVAGFGPSADTRGGTRGGAGPTRVRRRPAALHVLGRDTGELVADDATVELSSRHSEIVTVLAWHREGLSASRLAELVYGEEAVVTLRAEIVRLRRILEQQGTGVELLSRPYRLAAPLELDAHRVVSLLDRGAHRVALAASRGPLLPGSEAPGVEEIRAQLRTRLREAMLTDAAVDVMLDYAATEEGLGDAEVWAAALRLLPPRSPKRAGVVAHLEALEG, encoded by the coding sequence ATGAGAAGCCCCTGGCTCGCGCTCCCCGGGATCGCCGTGCCCAGGCGCCCGCGCACGGTCGTGCACGAATCGTGGCAGCGGGCGCGCGAGCGGGAGCTCGACCCCGAGCACCTGCCGGCGCTCGAGGTGGGAGAAGACGTGCTGGCCGAGTTCCGACTCGCGCATCCGCTCGCTCCGGTGCTGCCCGTCATCCGCAAACTCCTGGTGAAGGATGCTGAGGGCTCCGGCCTCCTCGTGGCGGTCGGTGACGAGATGGGCAGACTGCTCTGGGTGGAGGGCGACAACGCGGCCAAGCGCCGGGCCGAGCAGATGCGCTTCGTCGAAGGGGCCGGCTGGTCGGAGCGCACGGTGGGCACCTCGGCTCCGGGCACGGCGCTCGAACTCGACCACGGCATCCAGATCCACGACTCCGAGCACTTCAACCGCCTGGTGCACGGCTGGAGTTGCACCGCGGTGCCGGTGCATGACCCCGAGACCCGGCGCATCCTGGGCGTCATAGACATCACGGGCGATGCGCGGGCGGTCGACCCGCACACCCTGCCGCTGATCGAAGCCACCGCGGCCGCAGCCGAGGCCGAGCTCATGGTGCTGCGACTCAAGGGGCTGCGAGACCGAGGGTCACGCACGGAGGAGCACGGCGAGCGGATGAGCGTCGCCGGCTTCGGCCCGTCGGCCGATACCCGGGGTGGGACGAGGGGCGGGGCCGGCCCGACCCGGGTGCGCCGCCGCCCGGCCGCGCTGCACGTGCTGGGTCGCGACACCGGCGAGCTGGTGGCCGACGACGCCACGGTCGAGCTGAGCTCGCGCCACTCCGAGATCGTCACGGTGCTCGCCTGGCATCGCGAGGGGTTGTCGGCCTCGCGGCTCGCCGAGCTCGTCTACGGCGAGGAGGCGGTGGTGACGCTGCGGGCCGAGATCGTGCGGTTGCGACGCATCCTCGAGCAGCAGGGCACGGGCGTCGAGCTGCTGTCGCGGCCGTACCGCCTCGCGGCGCCGCTCGAGCTCGACGCCCATCGCGTCGTGTCCCTGCTCGATCGCGGCGCCCACCGGGTGGCGCTCGCGGCCTCCCGCGGGCCGCTGCTGCCGGGTTCGGAGGCTCCCGGGGTGGAGGAGATCAGGGCGCAGCTGCGCACGAGGCTGCGGGAGGCGATGCTGACGGATGCGGCTGTCGACGTGATGCTCGACTACGCCGCCACCGAAGAGGGCCTCGGCGACGCGGAGGTCTGGGCCGCAGCCCTGCGGCTGCTGCCGCCGCGGTCGCCCAAGCGCGCCGGGGTGGTCGCGCACCTGGAGGCGCTCGAGGGCTGA
- a CDS encoding 8-oxo-dGTP diphosphatase gives MSPVSPYQVCVAFLTRVGDGGAVEVLLGRKKTGMGSGNIVGLGGKIEVGETALEAVVREIEEESSLVVDPADLTERGLVKFSFPFRENWSQDSTVFVTDRFSGEPRESDEVVPAWYRVDDLPLARMWDDAKYWLPQVLAGQQVLGDFTFGADCITVSSHTMRASRVLA, from the coding sequence ATGTCGCCCGTCTCGCCCTATCAGGTCTGCGTCGCCTTCCTCACCCGCGTCGGTGACGGCGGTGCCGTCGAGGTGCTGCTCGGTCGTAAGAAGACCGGCATGGGCTCGGGCAACATCGTCGGCCTCGGCGGCAAGATCGAGGTGGGCGAGACGGCGCTCGAGGCCGTCGTGCGCGAGATCGAGGAGGAGTCGAGCCTCGTCGTCGACCCCGCCGACCTCACCGAACGCGGACTGGTGAAGTTCTCCTTCCCGTTCCGCGAGAACTGGAGCCAGGACTCCACGGTGTTCGTCACCGATCGCTTCAGCGGCGAGCCGCGCGAGAGCGACGAGGTCGTCCCCGCCTGGTACCGCGTCGACGACCTCCCGCTCGCCCGCATGTGGGACGACGCGAAGTACTGGCTGCCCCAGGTACTCGCCGGCCAGCAGGTGCTCGGCGATTTCACCTTCGGCGCCGACTGCATCACGGTGAGCTCCCACACCATGAGGGCGTCGCGCGTGCTGGCCTGA
- a CDS encoding TraR/DksA family transcriptional regulator, whose protein sequence is MRLDETDAALTRLAEDRYGLCERCGEPIGAGRLEARPTARLCIACASAAR, encoded by the coding sequence GTGCGTCTCGACGAGACGGATGCGGCGCTCACCCGCCTCGCGGAGGATCGCTACGGCCTGTGCGAGCGCTGCGGAGAGCCGATCGGCGCGGGCAGGCTCGAGGCGAGACCCACGGCGCGACTGTGCATAGCGTGCGCCAGCGCGGCACGGTAG
- a CDS encoding amino-acid N-acetyltransferase has translation MSSTEAPAFTVRRARTSDVPWIQSLVEPLVQRRILLGKDAVVFYEAVQEFRIAEDSEGRAIGCGALHVFWEDLGEVRTLAVHDDWLGKGVGRALLEQIEADARELGLSRLFCLTFEVPFFERNGYTASPLSLVDPEVYAELVRSPDEGVAEFLDLARVKPNTLGNTRMLKHL, from the coding sequence ATGAGTTCGACCGAAGCGCCCGCCTTCACCGTGCGGCGGGCACGCACCAGTGACGTCCCGTGGATCCAGAGCCTCGTGGAGCCCCTGGTGCAGCGACGAATCCTGCTCGGCAAAGACGCGGTGGTCTTCTACGAGGCCGTGCAGGAGTTCCGTATCGCCGAAGACTCCGAGGGCCGGGCCATCGGCTGCGGCGCGCTGCACGTGTTCTGGGAAGACCTCGGCGAGGTGCGCACCCTCGCCGTGCACGACGACTGGCTCGGCAAGGGCGTGGGCCGGGCGCTGCTCGAGCAGATCGAGGCCGACGCCCGTGAACTCGGCCTCAGCCGCCTGTTCTGCCTCACCTTCGAGGTGCCCTTCTTCGAACGCAACGGGTACACCGCGTCGCCCCTGTCGCTCGTCGACCCCGAGGTCTACGCCGAGCTCGTGCGCTCGCCCGACGAGGGCGTCGCCGAGTTCCTCGACCTGGCGCGCGTGAAGCCCAATACGCTCGGCAACACGCGCATGCTGAAGCACCTCTGA
- a CDS encoding ATP-dependent Clp protease ATP-binding subunit, with protein MFERFTDRARRVVVLAQEEAKMLNHNYIGTEHILLGLIHEGEGVAAKALESLNISLDAVREQVQDIIGQGQQQPTGHIPFTPRAKKVLELSLREALQLGHNYIGTEHILLGLIREGEGVAAQVLVKLGADLNRVRQQVIQLLSGYQGKEQVAVGGNDAAPDKGSQILDQFGRNLTQAARDNKLDPVIGREKEIERVMQILSRRSKNNPVLIGEPGVGKTAVVEGLAQAIVRGDVPETLKDKQLYTLDLGSLIAGSRYRGDFEERLKKVTKEIRTRGDIITFIDEIHTLVGAGAAEGAIDAASILKPLLARGELQTIGATTLDEYRKHFEKDAALERRFQPIQVAEPSLPHAINILKGLRDKYEAFHKVSITDGAIVAAANLADRYVQDRFLPDKAIDLIDEAGARLRLSILSAPPELREFDERIATVRGQKEAAIEDQDFEKAASLRDEEKNLLGERLRLEKQWKSGDVQTSGIVDEGLIAEVLAQATGIPVFKLTEEESARLVFMEKALHQRVIGQNEAIAALSRTIRRTRAGLKDPKRPSGSFIFAGPTGVGKTELAKALAEFLFDDENALISLDMSEYGEKHTVSRLFGAPPGFVGFEEGGQLTEKVRRKPFSVVLFDEIEKAHPDIFNSLLQVLEEGRLTDGQGRVVDFKNTVIIMTTNLGTKDITGSPIGFQVSGNEATSYDRMKAKVSEELKKNFKPEFLNRVDDTIVFPQLNKSELLQIVDLFIKRLRDRLLDRDMTIELTLAAKERLIEVGFDPALGARPLRRAMQHEVEDQLSERILQGELNAGDHIHVDFLDGKFVFTQSSREPVAIGAGDTEQVAAAAAAAALGDLD; from the coding sequence ATGTTCGAGAGATTCACCGATCGCGCCCGCCGCGTCGTCGTCCTGGCCCAAGAAGAGGCCAAGATGCTCAACCACAACTACATCGGCACCGAGCACATCCTGCTGGGGCTGATCCACGAGGGTGAGGGCGTCGCCGCCAAGGCGCTCGAGTCTCTCAACATCTCGCTCGACGCCGTGCGCGAGCAGGTCCAAGACATCATCGGCCAGGGCCAGCAGCAGCCCACCGGGCACATCCCCTTCACGCCGCGCGCGAAGAAGGTGCTCGAGCTCTCGCTCCGCGAGGCGCTGCAGCTCGGCCACAACTACATCGGCACCGAGCACATCCTGCTCGGGCTCATCCGCGAGGGCGAGGGCGTTGCCGCCCAGGTGCTCGTGAAGCTGGGCGCCGACCTCAACCGCGTGCGCCAGCAGGTCATCCAGCTCCTCTCCGGCTACCAGGGCAAGGAGCAGGTCGCAGTGGGCGGCAACGACGCGGCTCCCGACAAGGGCTCGCAGATCCTCGACCAGTTCGGCCGCAACCTCACCCAGGCCGCGCGCGACAACAAGCTCGACCCCGTGATCGGCCGCGAGAAGGAGATCGAGCGGGTCATGCAGATCCTCTCGCGCCGCTCGAAGAACAACCCCGTGCTGATCGGTGAGCCCGGCGTCGGCAAGACCGCCGTCGTCGAGGGCCTCGCCCAGGCCATCGTGCGCGGCGACGTGCCCGAGACCCTGAAAGACAAGCAGCTCTACACCCTCGACCTCGGTTCGCTGATCGCCGGCTCGCGCTACCGCGGTGATTTCGAGGAGCGCCTCAAGAAGGTCACGAAGGAGATCCGCACCCGCGGCGACATCATCACCTTCATCGACGAGATCCACACCCTCGTGGGTGCCGGTGCCGCCGAGGGAGCGATCGACGCTGCGAGCATCCTGAAGCCGCTGCTGGCCCGCGGCGAGCTGCAGACCATCGGCGCGACCACCCTCGACGAATACCGCAAGCATTTCGAGAAGGATGCAGCGCTCGAGCGCCGGTTCCAGCCCATCCAGGTGGCCGAGCCGTCGCTGCCCCACGCGATCAACATCCTGAAGGGCCTCCGCGACAAGTACGAAGCGTTCCACAAGGTCTCGATCACCGACGGCGCGATCGTCGCCGCCGCGAACCTCGCCGACCGCTACGTGCAAGACCGCTTCCTCCCCGACAAGGCGATCGACCTGATCGACGAGGCTGGGGCGCGCCTGCGGCTGTCGATCCTCTCCGCCCCGCCGGAGCTGCGCGAGTTCGACGAGCGCATCGCCACCGTGCGCGGCCAGAAGGAAGCCGCCATCGAAGACCAGGACTTCGAGAAGGCCGCGTCGCTCCGCGACGAGGAGAAGAACCTCCTCGGCGAGCGGCTGCGCCTCGAGAAGCAGTGGAAGTCGGGCGACGTACAGACCTCCGGCATCGTCGACGAGGGGCTCATCGCCGAGGTGCTGGCCCAGGCCACGGGCATCCCGGTGTTCAAGCTCACCGAGGAGGAGTCGGCACGCCTGGTGTTCATGGAGAAGGCCCTGCACCAGCGGGTCATCGGCCAGAACGAGGCCATCGCCGCGCTCTCGCGCACCATCCGCCGCACGCGCGCCGGCCTGAAAGACCCGAAGCGCCCCTCCGGCTCGTTCATCTTCGCCGGCCCCACCGGCGTCGGCAAGACCGAGCTGGCCAAGGCGCTCGCCGAGTTCCTGTTCGACGACGAGAACGCGCTGATCTCGCTCGACATGTCGGAGTACGGCGAGAAGCACACTGTCTCGCGCCTGTTCGGTGCCCCTCCCGGGTTCGTCGGCTTCGAGGAGGGTGGCCAGCTCACTGAGAAGGTGCGCCGCAAGCCCTTCAGCGTCGTGCTGTTCGACGAGATCGAGAAGGCGCACCCCGACATCTTCAACTCGCTGCTCCAGGTGCTGGAGGAGGGGCGTCTGACGGATGGTCAGGGTCGCGTCGTCGACTTCAAGAACACGGTCATCATCATGACGACGAACCTCGGAACCAAAGACATCACGGGCAGCCCCATCGGCTTCCAGGTGTCGGGCAACGAGGCGACCTCGTACGACCGCATGAAGGCCAAGGTCTCGGAGGAGCTGAAGAAGAACTTCAAGCCGGAGTTCCTCAACCGCGTCGACGACACCATCGTCTTCCCGCAGCTCAACAAGAGCGAGCTGCTGCAGATCGTCGACCTGTTCATCAAGCGCCTGCGCGACCGTCTGCTCGACCGCGACATGACGATCGAGCTCACGCTCGCCGCCAAGGAGCGCCTGATCGAGGTCGGGTTCGACCCGGCCCTCGGTGCGAGGCCCCTCCGTCGCGCGATGCAGCACGAGGTCGAAGACCAGCTGTCGGAGCGCATCCTGCAGGGAGAGCTCAACGCGGGCGACCACATCCACGTCGACTTCCTCGACGGGAAGTTCGTCTTCACCCAGAGCTCGCGCGAGCCGGTCGCCATCGGCGCCGGCGACACGGAGCAGGTCGCGGCGGCAGCGGCGGCAGCCGCGCTGGGCGACCTCGACTAG